The nucleotide window CTGGATGACTTTGATTCCTATAAAAATATAATTATATCTCCGACTAATGAATATTAGTAACTTGACGGATAATCCGATGAGGAAAGTTAAGTATCGGGGTTTTTAGGGAGATGTATGGATATTAATGAAAATTTGGAAGACAGAGTTGAAACTATAGTATTTCTTTCAAAAGAACAGCTGACAGTGGAAGAATTGGCAAAATTCTACGAAATAGAATTAAGTAAAATGGAAGAAATACTTTTAAATCTGAAAGAAAAAAGAAAAACAAGCGGAATAAATGTAAAAATCGAAAATGGAATGATAATGCTCGTGTCAAATCCTCTTTACGGAGAAGATGTGAAAAGATTTTTCAATCCTGAAATGAAAATAAAAAAACTGACCCGTTCAACGATGGAAACCCTTGCAATAATTGCATATAAAGGGCCTATAACAAAAACTGAAATAGAGCAGATAAGAGGGGTAAGTGTGGAAAAGACAATGGCGAATTTGCTTGAAAAGAACCTTGTCTATATTTCGGGAAAGAAAAAAACAATCGGAACACCGAATTTATATGAAGTAACCGAAGATTTTTACAGTTATTTGAGTATTAATGACAAAACGGAACTGCCGGGATTTGAGCAATATGAAAAAATAGAGTTGTTATACAAAATGAAAGAAGAAGAAAACGGTGAAATACCCGAGTCGATAATGGAAAAATTAGAAAAGAAAGCAGAAACAGAGGTAGAAGATGAGACTGAATAAATATATGGCTGATGCGGGAGTATGTTCGAGAAGAAAAGCCGACGAAATGATAAAAGAAGGCAGAGTTACCGTAAACAAAAAAGAAGCCGTTCTGGGAATGGAAATATCTTCGGGGGATATTGTAAGAGTGGACGGTGAAAAAATAAAACTGAACACGGTTTACGAATACTATATGCTGAATAAGCCTAAAAGAGTTATATGCTCCAATGAGGACAGATTCGGAAGAAGATTAGCGATAGAGTATATAAAATCTAAAAAACGTCTGTTTACATACGGAAGACTGGATTATATGACCGAAGGACTTATTATTATAAGTAATGACGGTGAAGTGTATAATCATGTGATGCATCCGAGAAAAAAACTGTATAAAAGCTATATTGCCAAACTTAGCAGAGAAGTTGAAGAAAAGGATATGGAAGCATGGAAGCACGGAGTTGTAATCGACGGTAAAAGAACTGCACCTGCAAAAGTAAAAAAAATTGATAAAAAAGAAATAAGAATAGCTATATTTGAGGGGCGAAACAGACAGATAAGAAAAATGGTGGAAATTTTAGGATATACTGTAGAGTCGCTGAAAAGAGTGAAAGTCGGAGAACTGACTTTGGGATATTTACAGCCGGGAGATTACAGAGCACTTACAGAAGAAGAAGTAAGCTATTTGAAAAGTCTGTAAAGGAGAAAAATGGAAATTGAAAAGAAAAAATTAATATTTTTAATTGATTTCGATATAACTATCAGTAAAAAAGATTCTACAGATATGCTTCTTGAAACACATAATCCCAAGTACAAAATAAAGCTGAGAGAACAATATAAAAATAAGGAAATATCTATGAGAGAATTTGTTATATTCGGTCTGGAATCTCTGAATATTACAAAAGAAGAATACATTAAAACTTTACAGGATAAAGTTGACATAGATGTGTCATTTTTAGATTTTATAAAAAGCGGAGTGGAATTCAGAATAGTCAGTGCGGGAACAAGACTGAATATACAGGGGACACTTTTGAAGTATAATGTAGTTTTGGAAAATGAAAAAATTATTTCCAATGATATAAATTTTGAAGGAAAGAAAATAACTATTACAAATCCGTTTTTGGATAAGGAAATGTATTACGGAGTAGATAAAAAAGAAGCTGTAGAAAATTTTAAGCGACAAGGATATAAAGTGATTTTTGTGGGAGATGGACCGTCGGATTACCGGGCAATAGAGACGGCCGATTTTTCATTTATCAGAAAAAATACGAGAGCGATTGATTTTTGTAAAGAAAATAATATAAAATTTAAGGAATTTGATAATTTTAATGAAATTCTTTCATATTATAACGGGAAAGAGGTAAGTAAAAATGCTGACTAAAGAAGATGTTTTGAAAATAGCGAAATTGTCAAAACTGGAATTTCAGGAAGATGAAATAGAAAAATTTCAAACTGATTTGAATAAAATACTGGAACATATGGAAATATTAAATAATGTCGATACTACAGGAGTAGAGCCTTTGTTTAATGTTCTGGATTTAAAGGACAGACTTAGAAAAGATGAAGTGCAAAGTGTAGATATTAAAAAAGAACTCTTGAAAAATGCACCGAATAAAGATGATGATTTTATAATTGTTCCTAAAATAGTAGGTGGGGGGAATACAGATAATTAATCGAATTTTATGAGAGTTACGGCTCATAATTTTTGCAACATTTATATTTTACAACGTGAAAAATGTGATAGTGAGTGTAACAAAAACAACTTATTTTGCTTTTGTAGCGAACGGGCATTTTTGAGTATGTAAAATATTAAGTTGCCATATTTTTTCGCTTCCTTTTTTATAAAAAAGGAAGATAGAAGAATAATTTTACTGGAAAGGTGAAAAAATGGAATTATATAAAAAAACGGCAAGTGAAATAGCCGAAATGATTAAAAGTAAAGAGATAACATCAGAAGAAGTAACAAAACATTTTTTGGAAAGAATAAATTTACTGGAAGATAAAATAGGAGCATTTTCAAGTGTTTTAGAGGAAAAAGCATTGGAAAGTGCCAAAATATATGATAATGACAATAACGAAGAAAAAAGAAAAAATTATGATAATACATCGTTGTTCGGAGTACCTGTAGCATTGAAAGACAATATTCTCTCAAAAGGAGATTTGACAACAGCTTCGTCCAAAATTCTTGCAAATTATGAAGGAATATACGATGCGACAGTTGTGGAAAGACTGAAAAAAGCGGGAGTTCCTATAGTGGGAAAAGCGAATATGGATGAATTTGCAATGGGTTCATCAAATGAAAATTCTGCAATAAAATCCGTATCCAATCCTTGGGATTTGGAAAGAGTGCCCGGAGGAAGCAGCGGCGGTTCGGCAGCGGCAGTGGCGGCACAGATGATTCCTATAGCCTTAGGGACTGATACGGGAGGAAGTATAAGACAGCCTGCATGCCTGACGGGAACGGTGGGAATAAAGCCTACATACGGAAGAGTGTCGAGATATGGGCTTATGGCTTTCGGATCGTCTCTTGATCAGATAGGTGCATTGGCAAAATCTACCGAAGATTTGGCAAGAATTATGAAAATAATAGCGGGATATGATGAAAAAGACCCCACAACTGCTGATGTGGAAGTGCCTGATTATTTGAAAAGCATAAATAACGATATAAAAGGATTGAGAATAGGGCTTCCGAAAGAGTATTTTGCCGAAGGACTGGACAAAAATATAAAAGAAGTAGTAAATAAAGCGGTAGAACAGTTAAAAGGGCTGGGAGCCGAAATAAAAGAAGTTTCGTTGCCTTATGTTGAATATGCAATTTCTACTTATTATATAATTTCCTCTGCTGAAGCAGCATCAAATCTTTCGAGATATGACGGTGTCAGATACGGAGTGAGAAAAAGTGATGACAGTGTAGAAGATATGTATGTAAAATCAAGAAGTGAAGGTTTCGGACCTGAAGTAAAAAGAAGAATAATGATCGGAAACTATGTGTTGAGTTCAGGATTTTACGATGCTTATTATAAGAAAGCTTCTCAAGTGAGAAGACTCATAAAAGACGACTTTGAAAGAGTGCTTACTGAAGTGGATATTATACTTACGCCTACCTCACCTACTACAGCTTTCAAAAAAGGAGAAAAAAATACAGATCCTGTGCAAATGTATCTAGCGGATATTTACACAGTTTCGATAAATATGGCAGGAGTGCCTGCAATATGTGTTCCGGCAGGATTTGTAGATGGACTTCCTGTGGGAATACAGTTAATAGGAAATTATTTTAAAGAAGATTTACTGTTTAATGCGTCACATAAATTTGAAGAAGTCAGAGGAAAGATAGAGTATCCGGAAATTTAATGAATGGTATGGATTTAAATGAAAGGAGGAGATTAAATGTATAAGTCGATTGATCTGTTTGCAATTAGTGAAAAAAATATTACTGAATACAACATTCTCCTTAAGGAGAAAAACTATGATATTGAAAAATAGAAAATATTTATTCTTATTAGTAATATTACTGTTAGTATTTGGTTGTGGGAGTAAAAAAAGCAGTGAAAAAAATTCAAAGAAGAATAATGCAGTAAAAGCTAAAAGCTATGATGAAATACCCGAGATAGATTTTTCTAATAAGGACATAGATACCGCTACACTGCAAAATATTATTATTGGAAAAATGGAAAATCCTGAATTATCAAAAAGTTATAGAAATTTAGATATTTCATACCGACTGACATTTTTTCCTGACAGTTTCCATAATGATTATGAGGGAACTTTTTTAGATAATCAAAATAATTTTATAATACCGAATGAAGAGAAAATCAATACTTTCTCAAAAGAAATAGAAGGTATCGGTTATGAAGAATTGATAGTAAAGATGAATAAAGTTAAGGAGTGGCAAAAAAAAGAAGTAAAATATAAAAATGAAGAATTAGATAAAGCTGCTGAAAAATTTTTAAGTTCTCTTGAAGAAAAAATAAGAAATATTGAAGAGATAAAGCAATATTATAAAAACGGAAAGTATAAAGAGGATAATTTTGAAAAAGGGAAAAATTTATCCGAACAATATTTATCTAATCGGAAAAAAGTAGAGGGAAGTTTTAAAAAATTCAGTAATCAAAGAAATAGAGTAAAATACATTACAATGAAAAATACCATAGGTGTTTTGAAAGATATTGAGGGAAAAGAAGTAGAGTCAGATATAATAAAATTAAAATTACTTTTTGAAATGCTTAATGAAAAACTGTTCGGAACAAAATTATATTTGGATACATCTAAACCGTTTATTATAGAAGAAAAAGATGAAGTGCAGTATGTAAATGAGCTGAAAAGTATACAGAAGACAATTAAAAATTTACTTTCTGATATGAAGAAGACTGATGTTTCAAAGTTAGAAAAAGAAAATATTAATTCTGAAAATTATAAAAAATCAGTAAAAGAAATAGAAAAAATTTCAAGGGAAACCGGAAAAATCATAGATAACATTGAAAAAAGGAAAAATGAGAATTTGAACGAGATGATTTCTGATTATTCAAAAGAAATTAACTCCGTACTAGAAAAATTAAATTCAAATTTAGCGAATTAAGGAAAGGAAACAAAAAATGAGCATGGAATATGAAACAGTCATCGGACTGGAAGTGCATTGCCAATTAAAAACAAAAACTAAAGTATGGTGTTCATGTAACGCCGATTATGATAATGAAGTACCTAATGTTTCCACATGTCCTGTATGTACGGGACAACCGGGAGCATTGCCCAAGTTAAATGAAGAAGTTTTGAATTATGCAATAAAAGCTGCGTTGGCGTTGGATTGTAAAATAAACGGAGAAAGTCAGTTTGACAGAAAAAATTATTTTTATCCGGACTCTCCGAAAGACTATCAGATAACTCAGTATTTTAAGCCTTATGCTGAAAACGGAGAACTGCATATAGTTACAAACAGCGGAAAAGAGACTAAAGTAGGGATAGAAAGAATCCAGATAGAAGAAGATACGGCAAAAAGTATACATACGACTTCTGAAAGTCTGTTAAATTTTAACAGAGCATCCATACCTTTGATTGAGATAATTTCAAAGCCTGAAATTAAGAATGCCGAAGAAGCCTATGCTTATCTGAATACATTAAAAGACAGACTGAAATATACAAAAGTAAGTGATGTAAGTATGGAATTAGGGTCGCTCAGATGTGATGCCAATGTGTCGGTAAGAAAAAAAGGCGATACTGCTTTGGGAACAAGAACCGAAACTAAAAACTTAAATTCATTTAAGGCAGTTGTGAGAGCCATAGAATATGAAACAAACAGACAGATAGAAGTTATTGAAAACGGAGGAAGAGTAGTTCAGGAAACAAGGCTTTGGGATGAAGAACAGGGAGTTACAAGACCTATGAGAAGCAAAGAAGAAGCTATGGATTACAGATATTTTCCCGAGCCTGATTTACCGAAAGTTATTATTTCCGAAGAAAGACTGGAAAATGTAAGAAAGGAAATGCCTGAATTTGCAGACGAGAAAGCGAAAAGATTTATTAATGATTATAAATTAAATGAAAAAGAAGCTGTAATTCTTGCGGGAGAGCCTGAATTAGCCGAATATTACGAAGAAGTCGTAACAAAGTCTGGAGAACCTAAACTTTCGGCAAACTGGATGCTGACTGAAATATTGAGAGTATTGAAAGAGAAAAATACAGGAATAGAGAAGTTTTCAGTTTCTGCAGAAAATATTGCAAAATTGATAACACTTATAAAAAGTAATGTTATAAGCTCGAAAATAGCTAAGGAAGTATTTGAAATGCTGTTGTTGGAAAATAAAGACCCTGAAATTATAGTAAAAGAAAAAGGGCTTGTTCAAATAACTGATAACAGTGAAATAGAAAAAATAGTCGAGCAGGTACTGGAAGAAAATAAACAGTCTGTAGAAGATTACAGAGCGGGGAAAAGCAATGCGTTGAAATATCTTGTAGGACAGGCGATGAGACTTTCCAAAGGAAAAGCCAATCCGCAAATGATAAATGAATTGATTTTAGAGAAACTGGGTTAATTTAAACAGAGAATTTCGGATACTTGGGAAATGTTAAATTATAAGAATCTGATATTTTCGGAAAATTTTAAGATTCGGTTACGGGAGTAATATAAAATGAAAGAACGGAACAGTTTTAGATTCAGATTGATGATTTTGGTATTGTTTATATCGGCAGGATTTTTGTGGGTCATTATAAATCTGTTTTATATTCAGATTGTAAAAGGCAGTGAATGGCAAAAGACAGGAGAAATGCAGTACAAAAGTGAATTTACGGTAAAATCCAAAAGAGGACGTATAATAACCAACGATGGAGAAGTTTTGGCTTATGACGGGGAAACGTATGATTTGATATTGGATCCCACATTGATAGATCCTGAAAACATAGATAAACTTATGGAACTCTTGAAAAAAAATATAATTTCTTTTGATGTAAACAAAGTTAAAAACGATATTTCGGATAAAATGAGACAGAACAAAAAGTATCTGAAACTTGATTATATTTTGGGATATAATGAAAAAAGAGCTATTTTAGATGAATTATCCAAAGACAAAAGTTTGAAGTCGGGAGTATTTTTTGAAACAAATTATATAAGACACTATATAAGAAATAAAGCTTTTCAGGAAACAATAGGTTATATGAATACTGAAAATAAGGGTGTTTACGGAATAGAAAAAACATATAATGATCAGCTTACGGGAGTTGACGGGCTTATTGAAGGATTCAGAATACCGCGTAAATTTACTACGATCACTTCGTTAAAAGATACGAAAGAAGTAGTTCTTGCTAAAAACGGAGATAACGTAATATTGACTGTAGACAGTGTTTTGCAATATGCTCTTGATGAGGAACTGAGAAAAACTTTCGAGGAGTATAGTGCAGTTTCCACAATGGGAATACTTATGGAAGTGGAAACAGGGAAAATACTCGCGATGTCTTCATATCCCAAAGCGGAAAACAATGCTGAAGTAAAAAACAGACCTATAACCGATTTGTTTGAGCCGGGATCAATATTTAAGCCGATTACCGTTTCAACGGGGTTACAGTTGGGAGTAATCAATCAAAACAGTATGATAGAATCAAGCGGACATATAAGAGTAGCCGACAGAGTTATAAAAGACCATGATTCTTCCACTACGGGAAGCCTGAATTTGGAAAATCTTATAGCAAAATCGGGAAATGTCGGAATGGTAAAAATTGCTCAAATGATGAAAACTAAAGATTTTTATTCTTACCTTGAAAAAGTGGGATTAGGGAAAAAAACAGGAATCGATACTTATTCGGAAACTACACAGAAACTGTTGCCATTGAAAGATATGACAGAGGTAAAAAAATCCAATATTGCTTTCGGGCAGGGAATAGCCATGACACAAATGCAGATAATGATGGCTCTTAATACGGTAGTAAATCACGGTAAATTAATGAAACCTTATATTGTAGATCATATAGAAGATGATGACGGAAATATAATTTCTCAAAATTCTCCTGTTGTTCTGGAAAATGTTTTCAGTGAAGAAGTTTCGAGATTGAACAGATATTATATGGAAGCCGTTGTTACGAAAGGAACAGGAAGAGGAGCACAAATAGAAGGATATAATATAGGAGGAAAAACCGGTACGGCACAAAAATCGGGAACGAGAGGATACGAAACAGGAAAATATTTCAGTTCGTTTTTTGCATTTTTTCCGGTAGAAAATCCTAAATATGCAATACTGATAACAGTAAATGAGCCTCATGGAGCTTATTACGGAGCGGCAGTTGCATTGCCTTCGGTAAAACAGGTACTTGAAAAACTGATTAAATACAAGGGGATAAATCCCCAGGGAATTATAACTGCACAAAAACAGCAGATAGCAATAAATTCTTACACGAAAAAAGATTTGAAAAAAATATCCGAGGATTTTGGAAAAAATCTGATGCCCGACCTTAAAGGGATAAGTATGAGAGAACTGTTATCTGTTTATCCTCAGAAAAAGTTTCCGAAATATAATATTGCGGGGAGTGGAAGAGTAACAGACCAGTGGCCTGCAGCAGGAGCAAAACTGGATAAAAATACGGAAATAAAAATAGTGCTTGAATAAATTTAATAAAACGGAAAACAGAGGTTATAATGTATTATTATCAAATGTATGTGGAAAATAATAAAAATATATATACATATAAATCACAGGATAAATATGAAATCGGAGAATGGTGCATTGTAAATTTTGCCAACAGAAATAAAATGGCACTCGTTTTATCTGAAATCAATGAAACAGAGCTGACAATAGATACAGCAAAAATAAAATTTATTTCGGATAAAGCTCCTGTTTTGTCAGTGCCTTCGGTGATAATGGAACTCGTGAAATGGATAAAAGACTATTATTTGAGCGATTATAACAGTGTTATAAAAGCTGCTTATCCGGGAGCATTGAAATTAAATTATTCAAAAAAAGCGGTTTATGTAAAAGATTTGGAAATAAAAGAAAAGAAAGAAAAACTTTTTGAAAAAGAAGAAAGCGGAAAGTCTGAAAGTATTGAAAAATTTAACGAATATATGAAAAAAAAGAAAGAAGTTACTTTTCAGACACTGCAGAAAAATTTTTCGGAAAAAATTATAAATAAAGCAATAAGAGAAAAAGCTGTTACAATAGAAAAAAAAATAATAACTAAGTCTAAAATAAAAGAAAATACCGAATTAAAAAGTGAAATATTAAAAGACAGTGTTGTTTTGAATGATGAACAGCAAAAAGCCGTAAACAGAATAGAAAACGGTAATAATAAATTTTATTTAATAAAAGGAGTTACCGGATCGGGTAAAACTGAAATATACGTAAATCTTATAAAAAATGCAATGAAAGAAAATTGCGGGAGTATATTTTTGGTACCTGAAATTTCATTGACTCCGCAAATGATTGAAAGACTTGAGCGACAATTTTCAGGCTCGGTAGCGGTACTTCACAGTAAACTTACCGATGTGGAAAAAAGGGCGGAATGGTCGTTTATAAGAAGAGGGGAAAAGAAAATTGTAATAGGAGCAAGGTCCGCAATATTTGCTCCGGTAGAAAATCTGAAATATATAATAATTGACGAGGAACATGAAAATACTTACAAACAGGATACAAATCCCAGATATCATGTGAAAAATGCTGCTATAAAAAGGGCATTGATAGAAGAAAATGTAAAAGTAATATTCGGATCGGCTACACCTTCTTTCGAGTCTTATTATCAGGCGAAAAAAGGAGATTTAGAACTTATCGAACTGAAAGAAAGATTTAATAATGCAAAAATTCCCGAATATAAAGTAGTGGATCTGAATGAAACTCCGAATAATTTTTCCGATGAATTGCTGAAAGAAATCTCGAATACACTTGCAAAAAAGGAACAGGTGCTGCTCGTTTTAAACAGAAAAGCATTTTCCAATCTGTTAAAGTGTAAAGAATGCGGAAATATTCCGACATGTCCTAACTGCAGTATTTCTCTAAGTTATTATAAATATGATAATAAGCTGAAATGCAGTTATTGCGGATATGAAGAAAGATTCGACAAAAAATGTAAAAGCTGCGGTAGTGACAAAATGATACAGATAGGCAGCGGAACAGAGAAAATAGAAGAAGAGCTGAAAGAAATATTTTATGACGGAAAAATAGTCAGAATAGATTCGGAAAGTGTGAAAACTAAAAAAGATTACGAAAATCTGTATAACGACTTTAAAAATCAGAAATACAATATAATGTTGGGGACACAGATTATAGCCAAAGGCTTTCACTTTCCCAATGTAACCCTTGTGGGAATAGTTAATTCGGATATAATACTGAATTTTCCCGACTTCAGAGCGGCAGAAAAAACTTTTCAGCTGCTAGTCCAGTCGGCAGGGAGGGCAGGAAGAGAGGAAAAAGAAGGACAGGTTATTATACAGACTTTCAATAAGGAAAATGAAGTTATAAAAAAAACTGTAGAAAATGATTATGAAGGCTATTTTGAAAAGGAAATGGAAATAAGAAAACTTTTCAATTATCCTCCTTACGGCAGGCTTATTATTATTGTCCTGTCGTCTGATGAAGAAAACGGACTGGAAGAAAAAGTGAAAATATTTTATAATAAGATAATGAGTTCGGTAAAAAGAAAAATACAACCTGAAAAAAACGAATTTATATCAGAGCCTTTTAAAGCACCGATATACAAAATAAATACGAGATACAGATACCAGATATTTATAAAATTCAACAGAAATAATATAACTAAAATAAAAAATATAATAAGAGCGAC belongs to Pseudoleptotrichia goodfellowii and includes:
- the scpB gene encoding SMC-Scp complex subunit ScpB encodes the protein MDINENLEDRVETIVFLSKEQLTVEELAKFYEIELSKMEEILLNLKEKRKTSGINVKIENGMIMLVSNPLYGEDVKRFFNPEMKIKKLTRSTMETLAIIAYKGPITKTEIEQIRGVSVEKTMANLLEKNLVYISGKKKTIGTPNLYEVTEDFYSYLSINDKTELPGFEQYEKIELLYKMKEEENGEIPESIMEKLEKKAETEVEDETE
- a CDS encoding pseudouridine synthase produces the protein MRLNKYMADAGVCSRRKADEMIKEGRVTVNKKEAVLGMEISSGDIVRVDGEKIKLNTVYEYYMLNKPKRVICSNEDRFGRRLAIEYIKSKKRLFTYGRLDYMTEGLIIISNDGEVYNHVMHPRKKLYKSYIAKLSREVEEKDMEAWKHGVVIDGKRTAPAKVKKIDKKEIRIAIFEGRNRQIRKMVEILGYTVESLKRVKVGELTLGYLQPGDYRALTEEEVSYLKSL
- a CDS encoding HAD-IB family phosphatase; protein product: MEIEKKKLIFLIDFDITISKKDSTDMLLETHNPKYKIKLREQYKNKEISMREFVIFGLESLNITKEEYIKTLQDKVDIDVSFLDFIKSGVEFRIVSAGTRLNIQGTLLKYNVVLENEKIISNDINFEGKKITITNPFLDKEMYYGVDKKEAVENFKRQGYKVIFVGDGPSDYRAIETADFSFIRKNTRAIDFCKENNIKFKEFDNFNEILSYYNGKEVSKNAD
- the gatC gene encoding Asp-tRNA(Asn)/Glu-tRNA(Gln) amidotransferase subunit GatC produces the protein MLTKEDVLKIAKLSKLEFQEDEIEKFQTDLNKILEHMEILNNVDTTGVEPLFNVLDLKDRLRKDEVQSVDIKKELLKNAPNKDDDFIIVPKIVGGGNTDN
- the gatA gene encoding Asp-tRNA(Asn)/Glu-tRNA(Gln) amidotransferase subunit GatA, which gives rise to MELYKKTASEIAEMIKSKEITSEEVTKHFLERINLLEDKIGAFSSVLEEKALESAKIYDNDNNEEKRKNYDNTSLFGVPVALKDNILSKGDLTTASSKILANYEGIYDATVVERLKKAGVPIVGKANMDEFAMGSSNENSAIKSVSNPWDLERVPGGSSGGSAAAVAAQMIPIALGTDTGGSIRQPACLTGTVGIKPTYGRVSRYGLMAFGSSLDQIGALAKSTEDLARIMKIIAGYDEKDPTTADVEVPDYLKSINNDIKGLRIGLPKEYFAEGLDKNIKEVVNKAVEQLKGLGAEIKEVSLPYVEYAISTYYIISSAEAASNLSRYDGVRYGVRKSDDSVEDMYVKSRSEGFGPEVKRRIMIGNYVLSSGFYDAYYKKASQVRRLIKDDFERVLTEVDIILTPTSPTTAFKKGEKNTDPVQMYLADIYTVSINMAGVPAICVPAGFVDGLPVGIQLIGNYFKEDLLFNASHKFEEVRGKIEYPEI
- a CDS encoding DUF3829 domain-containing protein → MILKNRKYLFLLVILLLVFGCGSKKSSEKNSKKNNAVKAKSYDEIPEIDFSNKDIDTATLQNIIIGKMENPELSKSYRNLDISYRLTFFPDSFHNDYEGTFLDNQNNFIIPNEEKINTFSKEIEGIGYEELIVKMNKVKEWQKKEVKYKNEELDKAAEKFLSSLEEKIRNIEEIKQYYKNGKYKEDNFEKGKNLSEQYLSNRKKVEGSFKKFSNQRNRVKYITMKNTIGVLKDIEGKEVESDIIKLKLLFEMLNEKLFGTKLYLDTSKPFIIEEKDEVQYVNELKSIQKTIKNLLSDMKKTDVSKLEKENINSENYKKSVKEIEKISRETGKIIDNIEKRKNENLNEMISDYSKEINSVLEKLNSNLAN
- the gatB gene encoding Asp-tRNA(Asn)/Glu-tRNA(Gln) amidotransferase subunit GatB; translation: MSMEYETVIGLEVHCQLKTKTKVWCSCNADYDNEVPNVSTCPVCTGQPGALPKLNEEVLNYAIKAALALDCKINGESQFDRKNYFYPDSPKDYQITQYFKPYAENGELHIVTNSGKETKVGIERIQIEEDTAKSIHTTSESLLNFNRASIPLIEIISKPEIKNAEEAYAYLNTLKDRLKYTKVSDVSMELGSLRCDANVSVRKKGDTALGTRTETKNLNSFKAVVRAIEYETNRQIEVIENGGRVVQETRLWDEEQGVTRPMRSKEEAMDYRYFPEPDLPKVIISEERLENVRKEMPEFADEKAKRFINDYKLNEKEAVILAGEPELAEYYEEVVTKSGEPKLSANWMLTEILRVLKEKNTGIEKFSVSAENIAKLITLIKSNVISSKIAKEVFEMLLLENKDPEIIVKEKGLVQITDNSEIEKIVEQVLEENKQSVEDYRAGKSNALKYLVGQAMRLSKGKANPQMINELILEKLG
- a CDS encoding penicillin-binding transpeptidase domain-containing protein — its product is MKERNSFRFRLMILVLFISAGFLWVIINLFYIQIVKGSEWQKTGEMQYKSEFTVKSKRGRIITNDGEVLAYDGETYDLILDPTLIDPENIDKLMELLKKNIISFDVNKVKNDISDKMRQNKKYLKLDYILGYNEKRAILDELSKDKSLKSGVFFETNYIRHYIRNKAFQETIGYMNTENKGVYGIEKTYNDQLTGVDGLIEGFRIPRKFTTITSLKDTKEVVLAKNGDNVILTVDSVLQYALDEELRKTFEEYSAVSTMGILMEVETGKILAMSSYPKAENNAEVKNRPITDLFEPGSIFKPITVSTGLQLGVINQNSMIESSGHIRVADRVIKDHDSSTTGSLNLENLIAKSGNVGMVKIAQMMKTKDFYSYLEKVGLGKKTGIDTYSETTQKLLPLKDMTEVKKSNIAFGQGIAMTQMQIMMALNTVVNHGKLMKPYIVDHIEDDDGNIISQNSPVVLENVFSEEVSRLNRYYMEAVVTKGTGRGAQIEGYNIGGKTGTAQKSGTRGYETGKYFSSFFAFFPVENPKYAILITVNEPHGAYYGAAVALPSVKQVLEKLIKYKGINPQGIITAQKQQIAINSYTKKDLKKISEDFGKNLMPDLKGISMRELLSVYPQKKFPKYNIAGSGRVTDQWPAAGAKLDKNTEIKIVLE
- the priA gene encoding replication restart helicase PriA produces the protein MYVENNKNIYTYKSQDKYEIGEWCIVNFANRNKMALVLSEINETELTIDTAKIKFISDKAPVLSVPSVIMELVKWIKDYYLSDYNSVIKAAYPGALKLNYSKKAVYVKDLEIKEKKEKLFEKEESGKSESIEKFNEYMKKKKEVTFQTLQKNFSEKIINKAIREKAVTIEKKIITKSKIKENTELKSEILKDSVVLNDEQQKAVNRIENGNNKFYLIKGVTGSGKTEIYVNLIKNAMKENCGSIFLVPEISLTPQMIERLERQFSGSVAVLHSKLTDVEKRAEWSFIRRGEKKIVIGARSAIFAPVENLKYIIIDEEHENTYKQDTNPRYHVKNAAIKRALIEENVKVIFGSATPSFESYYQAKKGDLELIELKERFNNAKIPEYKVVDLNETPNNFSDELLKEISNTLAKKEQVLLVLNRKAFSNLLKCKECGNIPTCPNCSISLSYYKYDNKLKCSYCGYEERFDKKCKSCGSDKMIQIGSGTEKIEEELKEIFYDGKIVRIDSESVKTKKDYENLYNDFKNQKYNIMLGTQIIAKGFHFPNVTLVGIVNSDIILNFPDFRAAEKTFQLLVQSAGRAGREEKEGQVIIQTFNKENEVIKKTVENDYEGYFEKEMEIRKLFNYPPYGRLIIIVLSSDEENGLEEKVKIFYNKIMSSVKRKIQPEKNEFISEPFKAPIYKINTRYRYQIFIKFNRNNITKIKNIIRATLNDYNEKNMRISVDVDPVSML